AAGAAGCTGGCGCGAAGGTTGAATTAAAGTAAAAGTGTTATAATATTTCTATGAAAGTATTAATCGTAGCTTCCGAATGTTTTCCGGTTGTTAAAGTTGGCGGTCTTGGAGATGTTATCGGCTCTTTGCCCAAAGCCTTAAAAAAGGCTGGTCTTGATGTCCGTATTGTGATTCCCGGGTACCAGAAGATACTCCACACCTGGTGTGAGTCGCAGGCGCAACACCACACCGGGTGTGGTGGTGAGGACAAGAGCAGGGATTTTGTTATTCACTACGCGGGAGAAGCGCAAAAGGTTATCCTCCATCAGACAGTTCTTCCCGAAACAGACATTCCTCTTTATCTTATTGAAAACGAAAAATACATTTCAAGCGGAGGAATTTATATGGACCCTTCCGCTTTTGCGTCTTCCCAAGAAGAAATAGAGAGATTTGCTTTTTTTAGCAAAGCTGTTGTTGGGCTTTTTGTGGCAAGAGAAGATGTATTTTTTCCGGATATAGTTCATTGCAATGATTGGCATACAGGCATAATTTCCCAACTTATTAAATCCGAGGCGCGATATTTGGAATTAAACCGCCCCGCTACGATTTTTACAATTCATAATCTTGCCAATCAAGGCATTAGCTCAACTGATGTGGTAAATAAATTAGACGGTGAAATCCTTTCTAAATCTCCTTACATAAAATGGGATACGGCGGATAATAATTTGGACTTTATTATGCAAGGGATTTTAGGAAGCGATGTTGTTACCACAGTTTCTCCTTCCTACGCCGAAGAAATAAAAACGCAGGAGTTTGGCGAAGGGTTAAATGAGGTTATTAAGGCAAAAGAAGCGCGGGTATTTGGCGTTTTAAACGGTATTGATAAAGATGTTTTTAACCCTAAAACCGACCAATATTTAAAAGTTAATTACTCCCCAGAAGATTTAGAAGCCGTGTTAAAAGGTAAAAGCGCCAATAAAAAACTTTTACAACAAGAACTTTCTTTGCAAGAAAAATCTGTTCCGATGATAGGTTTAGTGTCCCGATTAACAAATCAAAAGGGAATTGATATTTTTGTCAGTTCTGTGGATGAAATGATAAGTATGGGGTTTCAGATTGTAATACTAGGTACAGGGGATAAAGCCATTGAGAATAGGATTGTTTCCAAAATGTCCGAACCCGAGTTAAGCGGGAATTGCGCGGGAATTATTAAGTTTGACGAAGGGGTGGCGCGCAGGGTATATGCGGCGGCGGATTTTTTTGCCGTTCCTTCGCGATTTGAGCCTTGCGGGTTAACGCAAATGATAGCAATGAGGTATGGCGCTGTTCCCATTGTTCGCGCCGTTGGCGGATTAAAGGATACGGTAAAAGAGGGGGAAACGGGGTTTTTGTTTGAAGGGTTTAATCAAAGCGAGTTTTTAAGCGTTATTAAACGAGCTAAGAGGGTTTATGACGATAAGAATCTATGGGGGAAGATAGTTGGCAATTGTATAGCGGAAGACTTTTCGTGGGACAAATCGGCGCAAGAATACATTCTTTTATACGCCAAAGCTTTAGCTTTTGCCCAATAACCCTCTTGACTTTCGCAAATATACGAAATATAATGCAATTACTATGAAAAAAATCGAAACAATATGGCATTATATTTTATGGTCAGCTCTTGAAAAAGGTGTTTTTAAGCATACTCAAAAAGAGTTGTCAAAATTATTTGGGTATTCTTTAAGCACGGTAAATCTTGCGTTACATGTGCCTACTCAAATTGGCGCTGTTAAAAAAACCTCTAAATTTTTTACGGTTTTTGATTTTAAGAAATTTTTATATTTATACGCAAGTTGCCGAAATTTGCAGAAGGATATAATTTATCAAACTAATTTAAGTGTTCCTGTTATGGAAATAGAAGGGCTTGTCCCTTCTCAAAGCATTTACGCGTGTTACAGTGCCGCCAGACATGTTTTTAAAGAGCCACCAGCGGATTATTCAAAGGTGTATGTTTATTTAGAAGAGGAACATTTGCCGAAAATCTTCAAAAGATTTGGTAAAAATAATGATAAAAACCCAAATTTTTTTATTCTTAAAATGCACGGAACTATGAAGAAGTACGGCAATATAACCACTGTCCCCCAAACATTTGCAGATATCTGGAATTTAAGCGACTGGTATTCCCGGGATTTTATTTTAGCTCTGGAGGAGAAAATAGATGGAATATTATCATAATTTGACAACAGAAAAAAGTTTTCTTGAATTGCAAAACCTAAAAAAGAAGATAGATTTTATTCTAATAGGTGGGTGGGCTGTTTATTTTTATACCAAAGCTCTAAAGTCTAAAGACATTGATATTGTAGTGGATTTTGATAAACTTTCAATTTTGCGGAAGAATTACAATCTTTTTAAAAACGCGCGTCTTAACAAATATGAAGCGATAAAAGGGGAAGTTCAAATAGATATTTACCTGCCTCATTTTTCTAGAATAGGTATTCCCGTTGAGGATTTAATTGGTAATGTAACAAATTTGGAAGGTTTTAAGGTATTGGATAAGGATTACCTTTTAGCGCTAAAAATTTTTGTATCCTCTCAAAGAGCGCAAACGCCAAAAGGTATGAAAGATTTTATTGATGTAGTTTCTTTAATACATTTTGCGTTAGCGGATTTGGAAAAAGTTAAAAAAATTCTTTCAAAATATAAAATAGCGGGGGCTTTTAAATCTGTAAGAGATATAGCTGAAAGGACTTTCGAGATACAAGAGCTTAATTTAAATAAACACCAATTCTCAAAACTCCGAAAGCTCCTCTTGTCTTCTTGAATAAAGTTAATAATTAAGGAGTTTCCTTGGAACAAGGAGACTCCTTTGTTAATTTTAATTAGTGGCTAGGGGGGACCATTCGGCTTGGGTTTCAAAAATCTTGTCGTGCATTTCCCAATATTTTCCCTGCTCTTTGGCGCAATATGACGCTTCCGACGCTTTGGGAGAGTTTTTGTGTCCCAAAGATAAGAGTGGAATGTCTTTAAGAATGTATTTTACATATCCCGTATCTATATATTCCTTTTGTATTTGCGGCAAAGTTTCTATCACATGCCTTGCGCAGAAAGGGCATTGATAATCGGTAAATTCCACAATAGTAACGGGAGCGTCCGCGTTTCCTTTTATAGGGTCTGCTGATGAAATAGGGATATCTTGTACAGTCTCCGAAAAATAATTCGCCGTTTTCATTCCTTCTATAGTTGTTTTTATATTCGCGGGATAATCTAGGGTAATTCCAAGTTCTTTATCCAGTATAGCTTTAAAAACCTCAAAAGGTTGCGCGCCTACCAAAAGTTTGCCGTTAATGAAAAAGGTAGGTGTGCCGTTTACGCTAAGCTCGTTTGCTTGTTGGGTTGTTTCATTAATTTTAGATGCGTATTTTCCGGAATCTAAGCAGGAATCAAACTCATTTTGGTCTAGCCCAAGCCCTTTGGCGTATCCTTTAAACTTGTCATTTGCTGTTACCGGTTTTGTTGCGTTCTCGTTTGTCTCTTGGACATTTTCCACCACAGTTTTGGGACTGGGTTTTTTTTCTAGCAATTTATAAAAAGAATCTTTGCCCACAATAGCCCCGGCAATTATTAGTCCGGCAATTATTATGGATACAGGTACCAGAATGTTTTGTTTATTTTCCATAGTGAAAAAAGCATATCATAGCAAATTTCAAAATTCAAGGGGATTTAGGATCCATGAGCTGGAAAGAAGTGGGACTGGAGCGGGATTATACCCGATAAGGGTTAATCCCGAATGAAATTAGGGTAATCCCATTGAAATTTAAAAATTTTTCGGGTATTCTAAAACTATGGAAACTGTCAAGAAAATACTTTTAATAGAAGACGACCTTTATACCCGTGAACTCTTTGAAGAAATCTTAAAAGACGCGGGATTTGTGGTTACGGTGGCTTTAGATGGGGAACTTGGGTTTAATAAAATGCTTGAAGGCGGGTACGATTTAATTCTTTTAGATATAATAATGCCAATAATGGACGGGTTAGAAGTTCTTACCAAGCTAAAGTCGGCCACTCCAAAGCAAAAGAACGGACCTGTGGTAATGTTAACTAATCTCTCTCACGACCCTATTATTAAAGACGCCCTTTCAAAAGGGGCAAATGGATATTTAATAAAATCTGACCTCACTCCCGAAACGCTTGTTAAAAAAGTTAGAGGGTTTTTGGAATAGAAAAGGCGCTTATCTTTTGCAGATAAAGCGCCTAGCAAGGCTCTACGGAAGTTTGGGCAGGTTGTCTGAACTTCTTATTATTTCCCACCCGGCGGGCGTTATGGCTATAACAAAATAGACTTTTTGAGCGGGTGGTTGACCTATTTTGTTATAACTTCCCCAGTCTAGCAAAGAAATTCCGTTCTCTGAACAAAATCGCACGGCTTCGGCAGATGCTCTTATAGAAGCCTCTCCGCTTATATTCATAGAGGTGGTGAGATGAAAAGGCGCAATTCCTATCTGGAGCCTATGCGCGTTGGAACTGCTTGGCCAACTCAACAATTGAAACACCGGCTCCTCGTAACGGCAAAGCAATTTGCATATCCAAACTTGCGCAATTTTGGGAATTTTTTTTCCTAACAAAACAGCTTCCATCTTGTTGGTCGGAAGTTTCCTATCCCAGGGGCTTGTCATATAGGCGGGAACTCCCGCGTTTCTGCGAACAGGAAATCTCAAAAACCCCTTTCCGGCAAAATTTTCTTTCAGCCAGTTTACATCCTCTAAGTAGGAAAACAGCTCTCTTGGAATATCCTCCCAATCCATAAGTTCCGCAATTCGCGCAATTTCCCCCATTGCCGAAAACCTTTTGTCTGCCAAACTCCTCTGTTTAATTCTCAAAA
This portion of the Patescibacteria group bacterium genome encodes:
- a CDS encoding glycogen synthase, producing the protein MKVLIVASECFPVVKVGGLGDVIGSLPKALKKAGLDVRIVIPGYQKILHTWCESQAQHHTGCGGEDKSRDFVIHYAGEAQKVILHQTVLPETDIPLYLIENEKYISSGGIYMDPSAFASSQEEIERFAFFSKAVVGLFVAREDVFFPDIVHCNDWHTGIISQLIKSEARYLELNRPATIFTIHNLANQGISSTDVVNKLDGEILSKSPYIKWDTADNNLDFIMQGILGSDVVTTVSPSYAEEIKTQEFGEGLNEVIKAKEARVFGVLNGIDKDVFNPKTDQYLKVNYSPEDLEAVLKGKSANKKLLQQELSLQEKSVPMIGLVSRLTNQKGIDIFVSSVDEMISMGFQIVILGTGDKAIENRIVSKMSEPELSGNCAGIIKFDEGVARRVYAAADFFAVPSRFEPCGLTQMIAMRYGAVPIVRAVGGLKDTVKEGETGFLFEGFNQSEFLSVIKRAKRVYDDKNLWGKIVGNCIAEDFSWDKSAQEYILLYAKALAFAQ
- a CDS encoding thioredoxin domain-containing protein, which codes for MENKQNILVPVSIIIAGLIIAGAIVGKDSFYKLLEKKPSPKTVVENVQETNENATKPVTANDKFKGYAKGLGLDQNEFDSCLDSGKYASKINETTQQANELSVNGTPTFFINGKLLVGAQPFEVFKAILDKELGITLDYPANIKTTIEGMKTANYFSETVQDIPISSADPIKGNADAPVTIVEFTDYQCPFCARHVIETLPQIQKEYIDTGYVKYILKDIPLLSLGHKNSPKASEASYCAKEQGKYWEMHDKIFETQAEWSPLATN
- a CDS encoding response regulator, whose translation is METVKKILLIEDDLYTRELFEEILKDAGFVVTVALDGELGFNKMLEGGYDLILLDIIMPIMDGLEVLTKLKSATPKQKNGPVVMLTNLSHDPIIKDALSKGANGYLIKSDLTPETLVKKVRGFLE